The window GGTTAGAAGCCGTGCACTTTGCGATGCACAACTTCAAAGATGAAAGCTTCATCAGCCAATACCTTTCTCCAAAAATCATTCGTGACTTTAAGCTGTTCTCAGTACTCGACGACGACCGTAAAAATACCATTGAAGTCAGTGCGATTCACGATGATCCTGGCTATCGCCTGATTAGAGAAAAGCTCGCGGCGCAGTACAATCTAAGCAACCTTGAACCGAATATTCAGGTGTTTAATGTCGATGTTCGTGGTGATCGCTCAATGACACTGCAATATGTGCCTCATGACCGTATCCCGCTAGATAAAGGCTACGATGAAGTATTAAAACATCTTTATCGCTTATGGGGCTTTGATGTGATTTTGGAAGAGCTCAAAGACACAGGTCATAGAGAAATATTGACCACCTGTCCGAAACGAAATGATTATGGAGCCAAGATTTAATGCTAATCACAATAAGTAAGTGATTGGTATAAGACTCCGCTCCCCCTACAACATAGTGGTTAAACCCGCTCGGAAGTGGAGCAATAAAAAAGCGCATAAGTCTGATGACTTATGCGCTTTCTTTTTTAAGGCTCAAACATCTTCAACAGGTACTAAACCTAGAACTAGATATTAGAGGCAAAACTAAATAAGCTTAAACAATCGGCTTTTGACCGCGTTCAATCAGCTTCATCAGCACGCTGTCTGCAGATTTACCTGCAACGCCTGCTAGCTTATCTGACAGTTTTTTCTTTTGTACGTAGTGAATCGCTAGAACCGTCTTGTCCTTACATGCCGCTACGACTAAATCATCAGAAGTGCTAATCTCATCCACCAGCCCAAGTTCATGCGCTTGTGTACCAAACCAGTGCTCACCCGTTGCTACTTTTTCAAGATCTAGCGCAGGTCGATGGTCACGAATGAAGTCCTTAAACAAACCATGAGTTTCCTCTAGCTCTTCTTTAAACTTCTCGCGTGCTTTATCACTGTTCTCACCAAACATAGTAAGCGTGCGTTTGTACTCACCTGCCGTTAGCTGTTCGAATTCAATGTCGTGCTTTTTAAGCAGTTTGTTGAAGTTTGGCAGTTGAGCGATAACACCAATAGAACCAACAATAGCAAAAGGTGCAGATACAATTTTGTCTGCGATACATGCCATCATATAACCGCCACTTGCTGCGACTTTGTCTACCGAGATAGTCAGAGGCAGACCTGCTGCTTTGATACGATCAAGCTGAGAAGATGCCAAACCATAGCCGTGAACCATACCACCGCCAGACTCAAGCTTAAGCAACACTTCGTCACCTTCGCGAGCCACAGCCAAAACCGCCGTCACCTCTTCACGTAGAGAAGCCACTTCTTTAGCATCAATGCTGCCGTTAAAATCAAGAACGAAGAGGTGTGGTTCACGCTTGCTATCAAGCTCACCCTCTTTCGCTGCTTTCTTCACTTCTTTGCCACGTGATTTTACTTTTTCTTTTTCCGCTTTCTTTTCTGCTTTATCACGTGCTTTGATGAAAGCATCATCATGCAAATGGTGCTCTAGTTGTTCAATCGTTTGTTTGTGGTGCTCAGATAGGTTCGTGATTTCCAGCTCACCTTTAATTGCGCTTGATTTTCCACCCACAGATTTAGCTATCACTAAAATTGCAATGATGGCGATTACAACGGTCGCAATCTTGGCTAAAAACAAGCCGTAGTCCAACAAAAATTCCAATGTCATATCCCCTATTGTATGAATTAGTGTATTGTAACCATCTTGTCACGATTACCAAGAATTTCTCATCATTCCTGCGGTTATCTGTGTGATTAAACATCAATGGAATGACGAACATAATAAAAGAAAGAAGGATAAGCACAGTGGATTACCCAATCTCTACAGATGCCCTCAAAGATAAAGTAATTTTGGTTACAGGTGCCGGTGCTGGCATTGGTCGCCAAGCCGCACTAAGTTTCGCTCAACATGGTGCGACTGTTATTCTGTTAGGCCGCAATGTCAAAAACCTTGAATTAATTTACGACGAAATCGAAAGCG of the Vibrio lentus genome contains:
- the sohB gene encoding protease SohB, yielding MEFLLDYGLFLAKIATVVIAIIAILVIAKSVGGKSSAIKGELEITNLSEHHKQTIEQLEHHLHDDAFIKARDKAEKKAEKEKVKSRGKEVKKAAKEGELDSKREPHLFVLDFNGSIDAKEVASLREEVTAVLAVAREGDEVLLKLESGGGMVHGYGLASSQLDRIKAAGLPLTISVDKVAASGGYMMACIADKIVSAPFAIVGSIGVIAQLPNFNKLLKKHDIEFEQLTAGEYKRTLTMFGENSDKAREKFKEELEETHGLFKDFIRDHRPALDLEKVATGEHWFGTQAHELGLVDEISTSDDLVVAACKDKTVLAIHYVQKKKLSDKLAGVAGKSADSVLMKLIERGQKPIV